A DNA window from Pleurodeles waltl isolate 20211129_DDA chromosome 12, aPleWal1.hap1.20221129, whole genome shotgun sequence contains the following coding sequences:
- the ZNF423 gene encoding zinc finger protein 423 isoform X2, whose protein sequence is MIGDGCDLGVGEEEGGTGLPYPCQFCDKSFSRLSYLKRHEQIHSDKLPFKCTYCSRLFKHKRSRDRHIKLHTGDKKYHCHECEAAFSRSDHLKIHLKTHSSTKPFKCTVCKRGFSSTSSLQSHMQAHKRNKETMSKADKDLKKEDFMCDYCEETFSLTDDLEKHVLSRHPQLSEKADLQCIHCPEIFSDENNLLTHIDQIHANKKHKCPMCPEQFCSVEEVYCHLDSHRQPDSSNHSISPDPVLGSVASMSSATPDSSASLERGSTPDSTLKPSRGHKKMGLLDREEGQGWSKINYSCPYCSKRDFNSLAVLEIHLKTIHPDKPQQNHTCQICLDSMPTLYNLNEHVRKAHKNHAYPMMQFSSISAFHCNYCPEMFADINSLQEHIRISHCGPNATTQDGNHAFFCNQCSMGFLTEATLTEHIQQTHCNVGSSKLESPVIQPSQSFMEVYSCPYCTNSPIFGSILKLTKHIKENHKNIPLANNKKSKAEHSPVSSDVEVSSPKRQKLSVNSNSVSNGEYPCNQCDLKFSNFETFQTHLKSHLELLLRKQSCPQCKEDFDSQESLLQHLTVHYMTTSTHYVCESCDKQFSSVDDLQKHLLDMHTFVLYHCTLCQEVFDSKVSIQVHLAVKHSNENKMYRCTACNWDFRKEVDLQVHVKHSHLGNPTKSHKCIFCGETFSTEVELQCHITTHSKKYNCKFCSKAFHAIILLEKHLREKHCVFDTNNQNGTPNGVTPTNKKLESGELPAVLMKNPDVSNSHEASEDDVDASEPMYGCDICGAAYTMEALLQNHRLRDHNIRPGEDDCSRKKADLIKGSHKCNVCSRTFFSENGLREHMQTHRGPAKHYMCPICGERFPSLLTLTEHKVTHSKSLDTGTCRICKMPLQSEEEFIEHCQMHPDLRNSLTGFRCVVCMQTVTSTLELKIHGTFHMQKLAGNSAASSPNSQSLQKMYKCALCLKEFRNKQDLVKLDVNGLPYGLCAGCMSRTTNGQSSGLIPQEFNERPCGSLRCSECSVKFESLEDLENHIQMDHRDLTPETSGQRKCSQTSPVPRKKTYQCIKCQMTFENEREIQIHVANHMIEEGINHECKLCNQMFDSPAKLLCHLIEHSFEGMGGTFKCPVCFTVFVQANKLQQHIFAVHGQEDKIYDCSQCPQKFFFQTELQNHTLSQHAQ, encoded by the exons ATGATCGGAGATGGGTGTGATCTCGGCGTCggagaggaggaaggaggcacCGGCCTGCCATATCCCTGCCAATTCTGCGATAAGTCCTTCAGCCGCCTGAGTTACCTGAAAAGGCACGAGCAGATCCACAGTGACAAGCTGCCCTTCAAATGCACCTACTGCAGCCGGCTTTTTAAGCACAAAAGGAGTCGGGATCGTCACATAAAGCTGCATACAGGGGACAAAAAGTACCACTGCCATGAGTGCGAGGCAGCATTTTCTCGCAGTGACCACCTCAAAATTCATTTGAAAACCCATAGCTCCACGAAACCGTTCAAGTGCACTGTCTGCAAGCGGGGATTTTCCTCCACAAGCTCACTGCAAAGCCACATGCAAGCACACAAAAGGAACAAAGAAACTATGTCAAAGGCtgacaaagatttaaaaaaagaggaTTTCATGTGTGATTATTGTGAAGAGACATTCAGCCTAACTGACGATTTAGAGAAACACGTGTTGTCGCGACACCCTCAGCTTTCAGAAAAAGCAGATTTGCAGTGTATTCATTGTCCTGAGATATTTTCTGATGAAAACAATCTACTAACTCACATTGATCAGATCCACgccaacaaaaaacacaagtgcccCATGTGCCCAGAACAGTTTTGCTCTGTTGAAGAAGTCTATTGCCATTTAGATAGCCACAGGCAACCCGACTCCAGCAATCACAGCATCAGCCCAGACCCCGTCTTGGGTAGTGTTGCGTCCATGAGCAGTGCCACCCCTGACTCAAGTGCGTCACTTGAGCGAGGGTCCACCCCAGACTCTACATTAAAGCCATCAAGAGGGCATAAGAAAATGGGATTGCTAGACCGAGAGGAAGGCCAAGGTTGGTCTAAAATCAATTACAGTTGCCCCTACTGTTCCAAACGAGATTTCAACAGCCTCGCTGTGTTGGAGATTCACCTAAAAACTATTCATCCTGACAAACCTCAGCAAAACCACACATGCCAGATCTGCCTCGATTCAATGCCAACTCTATACAACCTGAATGAGCATGTTAGAAAAGCTCACAAAAACCATGCATATCCAATGATGCAGTTCAGCAGCATTTCCGCCTTTCATTGTAATTATTGCCCAGAGATGTTTGCGGATATCAATAGTCTACAAGAGCACATCCGCATCAGCCACTGTGGCCCAAATGCTACCACACAAGATGGCAACCATGCCTTCTTCTGCAATCAGTGTTCCATGGGCTTTCTCACTGAAGCAACCCTGACAGAGCATATTCAACAAACTCATTGCAATGTAGGAAGCTCAAAACTAGAGTCCCCGGTTATCCAGCCCTCACAATCTTTTATGGAAGTTTATTCATGCCCTTATTGTACAAACTCCCCTATTTTTGGTTCCATCCTGAAGCTTACTAAGCATATTAAAGAAAACCACAAAAACATTCCTTTGGCAAATAACAAGAAATCAAAAGCGGAGCATAGCCCGGTATCTTCTGATGTTGAGGTTTCTTCACCCAAAAGACAAAAGCTTTCTGTGAATTCAAATTCTGTTTCCAATGGCGAATATCCTTGcaatcagtgtgatctaaaatttTCAAACTTTGAAACTTTCCAAACTCATTTGAAGTCCCACCTGGAGCTGCTTTTAAGGAAACAGTCATGCCCCCAGTGTAAGGAGGACTTTGATTCACAAGAGTCACTCCTGCAGCATCTCACTGTGCACTACATGACCACGTCAACCCATTATGTCTGTGAAAGTTGTGACAAGCAGTTTTCCTCCGTGGATGATTTGCAGAAGCACTTACTGGATATGCACACGTTTGTCTTGTATCATTGCACACTTTGTCAAGAGGTTTTTGACTCCAAGGTATCTATCCAGGTGCATTTAGCAGTGAAGCACagcaatgaaaataaaatgtacCGCTGCACAGCATGCAACTGGGATTTCAGGAAGGAGGTGGATcttcaggtgcatgtgaagcacagccaTTTGGGCAATCCAACAAAGTCCCACAAGTGCATATTCTGCGGAGAGACCTTTAGTACAGAGGTAGAACTGCAGTGCCATATCACAACTCACAGCAAGAAGTACAACTGTAAGTTTTGCAGCAAAGCATTCCATGCTATCATTTTGCTAGAGAAACATTTGCGTGAAAAGCACTGTGTTTTTGACACAAACAACCAGAATGGTACACCCAATGGTGTCACTCCGACAAACAAGAAGTTGGAGAGTGGCGAACTCCCTGCTGTATTGATGAAAAATCCGGATGTTTCCAACAGTCATGAAGCAAGTGAAGATGATGTAGATGCCTCTGAGCCCATGTATGGCTGTGACATCTGTGGAGCGGCCTACACTATGGAAGCGCTCTTGCAAAACCATCGCTTAAGGGATCATAATATCAGACCCGGTGAGGATGATTGCTCAAGGAAAAAGGCTGATTTGATCAAAGGGAGTCATAAGTGCAATGTATGTTCAAGGACCTTCTTCTCAGAAAATGGTCTCCGAGAGCACATGCAGACTCACCGTGGCCCAGCTAAGCACTACATGTGCCCCATTTGTGGTGAACGGTTTCCTTCACTTCTGACACTGACAGAGCACAAAGTTACTCACAGCAAGAGTTTGGACACAGGAACGTGTAGGATCTGTAAAATGCCCTTGCAGAGTGAAGAAGAATTCATTGAGCATTGTCAAATGCACCCAGATCTCCGAAATTCCCTTACAGGTTTCCGCTGTGTTGTTTGCATGCAAACTGTCACATCGACTCTGGAGCTGAAAATTCATGGAACATTCCATATGCAGAAATTGGCAGGTAACTCTGCAGCTTCCTCTCCCAATAGCCAATCACTGCAGAAAATGTACAAGTGTGCTTTGTGTTTGAAAGAATTCAGGAACAAGCAGGACTTGGTAAAACTCGATGTTAATGGACTGCCATATGGACTCTGTGCGGGGTGCATGAGTAGGACAACCAATGGACAATCCTCAGGTTTGATTCCACAGGAATTTAATGAGAGGCCATGTGGCAGTCTTAGGTGCTCAGAGTGTAGTGTCAAATTTGAAAGCTTGGAAGATCTTGAAAATCACATTCAAATGGATCACAGAGACCTTACTCCAGAGACAAGTGGCCAAAGGAAATGTTCCCAAACATCTCCAGTTCCCAGG AAAAAGACCTATCAGTGTATCAAGTGCCAGATGACGTTTGAAAACGAACGAGAAATACAAATCCATGTTGCCAACCACATGATTG